One Nonomuraea angiospora DNA segment encodes these proteins:
- a CDS encoding helix-turn-helix transcriptional regulator, translating into MQKTSARLLSLLSMLQARRDWPGALLAERLGISPRTVRRDVDRLRELGYPIVAAKGPDGGYRLDAGTRLPPLLFDDEQAVALAIALQSATTTGAGIEEAAARALTTVRQVMPARLRHRIDALQITAVERYAPDPPVDSGVLVSVGAAVQAGEVLRFDYASPGSDGGDGPGPPRRVEPHHLVTWGGRWYLVAWDLDREDWRTFRADRIAPRVPTGPRFTPRELPGGGVAAFVADRFRGSGGSGEWPCRGEVILGLPAAAVSPYLHDGVVEALGPDRCRAILGSWSWVGLAASVGRFDADIEVVGPAALKDAFAHLARRYADAASSRGASTDDTIRHPDA; encoded by the coding sequence GTGCAGAAAACCTCGGCTCGGCTGCTGTCCTTGCTCTCGATGCTCCAGGCGCGCCGGGACTGGCCGGGAGCGCTGCTGGCCGAGCGCCTCGGCATCAGCCCGCGCACCGTGCGCCGCGATGTCGACCGGCTGCGCGAGCTCGGCTATCCGATCGTGGCCGCCAAGGGCCCTGACGGCGGCTACCGGCTCGACGCCGGTACGCGGCTGCCGCCGCTGCTGTTCGACGACGAGCAGGCCGTCGCCCTGGCCATCGCGCTCCAGTCCGCCACCACGACCGGCGCCGGCATCGAGGAGGCCGCGGCCCGTGCGCTGACCACCGTCCGGCAGGTCATGCCCGCCCGGCTGCGCCACCGCATCGACGCCCTCCAGATCACCGCCGTCGAGCGGTATGCGCCGGATCCCCCGGTCGACAGCGGGGTGCTGGTGTCCGTCGGCGCCGCCGTACAGGCCGGGGAGGTGCTGCGTTTCGACTACGCCTCGCCAGGAAGCGACGGCGGCGACGGGCCGGGCCCGCCGCGCCGGGTGGAGCCCCATCACCTCGTCACCTGGGGCGGGCGCTGGTATCTCGTGGCATGGGACCTCGACCGGGAGGACTGGCGGACCTTCCGGGCCGACCGGATCGCGCCGCGCGTCCCCACGGGGCCCCGCTTCACGCCGCGCGAGCTGCCCGGGGGAGGGGTGGCCGCCTTCGTGGCCGATCGGTTCCGGGGCTCCGGCGGCTCCGGCGAGTGGCCCTGCCGCGGCGAGGTCATCCTCGGCCTGCCGGCCGCCGCCGTGTCCCCCTACCTCCACGACGGGGTCGTCGAAGCGCTCGGCCCGGACCGGTGCCGGGCCATCCTGGGCTCCTGGTCCTGGGTCGGGCTGGCCGCGAGCGTCGGCAGGTTCGACGCCGACATCGAGGTCGTCGGCCCCGCCGCGCTCAAGGACGCCTTCGCGCACCTGGCCCGCCGCTACGCCGACGCCGCTTCGTCCCGGGGGGCGTCGACGGATGACACGATTCGCCATCCGGATGCGTGA
- a CDS encoding VOC family protein codes for MSVNTVTHLNFRGNARAALTFYQSVFGGDLAVVTYKDAGGAQEPSEADQVMWGQVSAAAGFEVMAYDVPSRLPYSRGENAFFVSVRGETAEEITAYWERLSDGATVLQPLGPAQWAPLYGMLTDRFGVTWVIDVAATAG; via the coding sequence ATGTCCGTGAACACCGTGACCCACCTGAACTTCCGCGGGAACGCCCGAGCGGCGCTCACGTTCTACCAGTCCGTGTTCGGCGGGGACCTGGCCGTGGTGACCTACAAGGACGCCGGCGGCGCTCAGGAGCCGTCCGAGGCCGATCAGGTCATGTGGGGCCAGGTGAGCGCCGCCGCCGGATTCGAGGTCATGGCCTACGACGTGCCCTCGCGACTGCCGTACAGCCGGGGGGAGAACGCGTTCTTCGTCTCGGTGCGCGGCGAGACGGCCGAGGAGATCACCGCGTACTGGGAGAGGCTCTCCGACGGGGCGACCGTGCTGCAGCCTCTCGGGCCCGCGCAGTGGGCCCCGCTGTACGGGATGCTGACGGACCGGTTCGGCGTCACCTGGGTCATCGACGTCGCCGCCACGGCAGGATGA